In one Culex quinquefasciatus strain JHB chromosome 2, VPISU_Cqui_1.0_pri_paternal, whole genome shotgun sequence genomic region, the following are encoded:
- the LOC6042082 gene encoding fibrillin-1 isoform X1, translated as MDLQTCPVEILEQIFNNLFKLDDLLNAALVCRRWNLAAERLILQRSQVPIFAGQSPCALADVTRNYRVVRIYYRDDRWDELCSLLDVCREKFHPRAVVIYGILADHLNRLYVAYREWLETVEEMTRWPPDLCQWGSKSGDRQSVPERRSSWINAILRRWFQVDFRLSLELCKILVMKNVQRFAVALVLTLSGLSSVVLGKFCYDSEKVPKLVQNKTKGVEYTTCSYYCMFGEHSIPLAVTVDKLTCALEYETRQKQVCCEGYHRSGSDCLPTCTRKCVFGECTAPEVCTCYEGYSKVNEYLCEPVCESGCENGRCVAPNTCVCEEGFERNANGKCAEVCDRECQLGWCEENECRCHEGYAPEEVAGGGDMRCVAQCDEPCQNGQCVQPNVCRCEAGYTLSPSSPFVCEPVCAGSCHSCIAPNTCTCDDGFRLTAQNECLPVCSANCTNGRCIAPEVCECNAGFTWVDDECVPVCDDCVNGECVAPGVCVCDELYRLVEGRCEPYCPEGCVNGVCEGPGICRCNEGYRRDEVSGVCEVFCRKPCENGVCSGADRCRCNEGYQLDGKDGFKCVPKCGKPCIHAKCVAPDVCECNKGYVKMDNSRNICEAKCTNGCSNGVCVGPERCECLPGYFATSSAINSKKSICTPYCKSKCVNAYCIKPNVCQCITGYRFAENSTSVCEPICDDSLVDCTNGRCTQPNVCECDEGFVLAIREGKMVCDPKPCDRLCVNGLCVGEGVCECLEGYRSSAKYDYICEPVCEPGCNNGVCIAPNMCVCKEGFVAKEDGSCEAVCNPAVVNCTNGVCVGSDQCQCNSGYYPQIGVEGVTECVPLCTSSCSNGHCVAPGVCECNDGYRFNDLDICEAICDPPCEFGTCVEPDYCVCNEGFVPENEDFFEQNPVCIPLCDPLVVNCSNGVCAGNNFCRCHVGFYTSCSSEGIMTCLPVPEPVTVECTTPYVELAPSCECDTSCPEVECPTFEPPTCNYTCPPPPPCPTLTCPTTPTPPTTTKTPPCECPTQPPCPQQTCPPPIVPECNPASSEELPLQIECDRDYVNCAHGTCLGNNVCECDDGYQRAIGDRGVIVCEPVCDVPCTDGTCVAPNICECFDGYADDGYGRCEPVCDEPCVNAVCVAPHVCRCLEGYEEEWDGMCRKMCVPDCKNGVCQDGECVCEEGQVLTVDNACEDPVESEEIQTVVESKPLEKIQSRFSFECEDGYEFSEEDGDCIPICENCENGTCAGPGHCVCHEGFVRTYIDGAGSCTATEPTTEESTLAELQAPQAVLVERDESRQSGFWSMFNGTHLLIAIVAASTALVIMFASYWVCTYLKRESPVPTETVID; from the exons ATGGATTTGCAAACGTGCCCGGTGGAAATTTTAGAgcaaattttcaacaacttgTTCAAGTTGGACGACCTGCTCAACGCCGCACTCGTGTGCCGCCGCTGGAATCTCGCTGCGGAGCGGCTGATCTTGCAGCGATCGCAAGTTCCGATCTTCGCAGGGCAAAGCCCGTGTGCGCTAGCTGACGTCACTCGGAATTACCGTGTCGTACGGATTTACTACAGGGATGATCGCTGGGACGAGTTGTGTTCGCTGTTGGATGTCTGCCGGGAAAAGTTTCATCCTCGTGCGGTTGTGATCTACGGAATTCTGGCAGATCACTTGAACCGGCTTTACGTAGCTTACCGTGAGTGGTTGGAGACTGTTGAGGAAATG ACGCGGTGGCCTCCGGATCTGTGCCAGTGGGGATCGAAATCCGGGGATCGTCAGTCAGTTCCCGAGCGGCGCTCGAGCTGGATTAACGCGATTCTTAGGAGGTGGTTTCAAGTGGATTTTCGGTTGAGTTTGGAGTTATGTAAGATTCTAGTGATGAAGAATGTTCAACGGTTTGCGGTGGCTTTGGTGCTGACCTTAAGCGGGTTGAGTTCGGTGGTTCTGGGAAAGTTCTGCTACGACAGTGAAAA AGTGCCAAAGTTAGTTCAGAATAAAACCAAAGGAGTGGAATATACCACGTGTAGTTACTACTGTATGTTCGGAGAGCACAGTATCCCCTTGGCGGTGACCGTTGATAAGCTAACATGTGCT TTGGAGTACGAAACCCGTCAGAAGCAGGTCTGCTGCGAGGGTTATCACCGGTCTGGAAGTGACTGCTTGCCAACCTGCACCCGGAAGTGCGTTTTTGGAGAGTGCACAGCGCCGGAAGTTTGCACCTGCTACGAGGGATACAGCAAAGTGAACGAATATCT TTGTGAGCCGGTTTGTGAGTCCGGGTGTGAAAATGGCCGCTGTGTGGCACCGAACACGTGCGTCTGCGAGGAGGGATTTGAGCGCAACGCGAACGGGAAGTGTGCCGAGGTGTGCGATCGAGAGTGTCAGCTGGGATGGTGCGAGGAGAACGAGTGCCGGTGTCACGAGGGTTATGCGCCGGAAGAGGTCGCGGGAGGTGGTGATATGAGATGTGTGGCGCAGTGTGATGAGCCGTGCCAGAATGGGCAGTGTGTGCAGCCGAATGTGTGCCGGTGTGAGGCAG GCTACACCCTCTCCCCATCATCCCCCTTCGTCTGCGAACCCGTCTGCGCCGGATCCTGCCACAGTTGCATCGCCCCAAACACGTGCACCTGCGACGACGGCTTCCGGCTGACCGCCCAAAACGAGTGCCTTCCCGTCTGCAGCGCCAACTGCACCAACGGCCGCTGCATCGCTCCAGAGGTGTGCGAGTGCAACGCCGGGTTCACCTGGGTCGATGATGAGTGCGTTCCGGTTTGTGACGATTGCGTCAACGGGGAGTGCGTTGCACCGGGGGTTTGCGTCTGCGACGAGTTGTACCGATTGGTTGAGGGGCGCTGCGAGCCGTACTGTCCCGAGGGTTGCGTGAATGGGGTTTGTGAGGGTCCGGGGATTTGTCGGTGTAACGAGGGGTACAGGAGAGATGAGGTTAGCGGAGTTTGCGAGGTGTTTTGTAGGAAACCCTGCGAGAATGGGGTTTGCAGTGGGGCGGATCGGTGCCGCTGTAACGAGGGGTACCAGCTGGACGGAAAGGATGGGTTCAAGTGTGTTCCCAAGTGCGGGAAGCCGTGCATCCATGCGAAGTGTGTTGCGCCCGATGTTTGCGAGTGTAATAAAG GATACGTCAAAATGGACAACAGTCGCAACATCTGCGAGGCAAAGTGTACCAACGGCTGCTCGAACGGAGTTTGCGTTGGTCCGGAACGCTGCGAGTGCTTGCCAGGGTATTTCGCGACATCTAGTG CGATCAACTCAAAGAAGTCGATCTGTACGCCGTACTGCAAGAGCAAGTGCGTTAACGCGTATTGCATTAAGCCGAACGTCTGTCAGTGCATTACGGGATACCGATTTGCGGAGAATAGCACAAGCGTTTGCGAGCCGATCTGCGATGACAGTTTGGTAGACTGTACTAACGGACGGTGTACCCAGCCGAACGTTTGCGAGTGTGACGAGGGATTCGTGCTGGCGATTCGCGAAGGGAAGATGGTGTGTGATCCGAAGCCTTGCGATAGGCTTTGCGTGAACGGACTCTGCGTTGGGGAGGGAGTTTGTGAGTGTTTGGAAGGGTATCGATCTTCGGCGAAGTATGACTACATCTGTGAGCCGGTTTGCGAGCCGGGATGTAACAACGGAGTGTGCATTGCACCGAACATGTGCGTCTGTAAGGAGGGATTCGTAGCGAAGGAGGATGGATCCTGCGAAGCTGTGTGCAATCCAGCGGTGGTGAACTGTACGAACGGGGTTTGTGTGGGTAGCGATCAGTGTCAGTGCAATAGCGGATATTACCCTCAGATCGGAGTCGAAGGAGTTACGGAATGTGTCCCATTGTGTACGAGTAGTTGCTCCAACGGACACTGTGTCGCTCCAGGCGTTTGCGAGTGCAACGACGGCTACCGTTTCAACGATCTGGACATCTGCGAAGCTATCTGTGATCCTCCTTGTGAGTTTGGTACTTGCGTTGAACCCGATTACTGCGTGTGTAACGAGGGATTCGTTCCGGAGAACGAGGACTTCTTCGAGCAGAATCCCGTTTGCATTCCTCTCTGTGATCCACTGGTTGTAAACTGTAGCAACGGAGTCTGTGCTGGTAACAACTTCTGCCGCTGTCACGTAGGCTTCTACACAAGCTGTTCCAGCGAGGGCATCATGACCTGTCTGCCAGTTCCAGAACCAGTAACAGTGGAGTGCACAACCCCTTACGTAGAACTAGCCCCCTCTTGCGAGTGTGATACCTCCTGTCCGGAAGTAGAATGTCCAACGTTCGAACCTCCAACCTGTAACTATACCtgtccaccaccaccaccatgtcCAACCCTAACCTGCCCAACAACTCCAACCCCTCCAACGACCACGAAAACCCCTCCCTGCGAATGCCCCACCCAACCACCCTGTCCACAACAAACCTGCCCTCCACCAATCGTTCCCGAGTGCAACCCAGCGTCATCAGAGGAGCTTCCACTCCAAATCGAATGCGACCGCGACTACGTCAACTGCGCCCACGGAACCTGCCTCGGCAACAACGTCTGCGAGTGTGACGACGGCTACCAAAGGGCGATCGGAGATCGGGGCGTGATCGTGTGCGAACCCGTCTGCGATGTCCCGTGCACCGACGGAACCTGCGTAGCCCCAAACATTTGCGAGTGCTTCGACGGGTACGCCGACGATGGGTACGGGCGTTGTGAGCCCGTTTGTGACGAGCCCTGCGTGAACGCGGTTTGTGTCGCCCCGCACGTTTGTCGCTGCCTGGAGGGTTATGAAGAAGAGTGGGATGGAATGTGCAGGAAGATGTGCGTGCCGGACTGTAAGAACGGCGTTTGTCAGGACGGGGAGTGCGTTTGCGAGGAGGGTCAAGTGCTAACGGTGGATAACGCTTGCGAAGATCCCGTGGAATCGGAGGAGATCCAGACGGTCGTGGAAAGCAAGCCGCTGGAGAAGATCCAAAGCCGATTCTCCTTCGAGTGTGAGGACGGGTATGAGTTCTCCGAAGAAGACGGTGACTGCATCCCCATCTGCGAAAACTGTGAGAATGGAACGTGTGCCGGTCCCGGTCATTGCGTTTGTCACGAAGGATTCGTCCGGACGTACATCGACGGAGCAGGTTCCTGCACCGCAACTGAACCAACGACGGAAGAGTCGACGCTAGCCGAGCTGCAAGCACCGCAAGCGGTGCTGGTGGAGCGAGATGAATCTCGACAGTCCGGCTTTTGGTCGATGTTCAACGGTACGCACCTGTTGATAGCGATCGTGGCGGCTTCGACAGCGTTAGTCATCATGTTTGCATCCTACTGGGTGTGTACGTACCTGAAAAGGGAGAGTCCGGTTCCCACCGAAACGGTCATCGATTAG
- the LOC6042083 gene encoding uncharacterized protein LOC6042083 → MEAIEYHFWLQIEKLVGPVPENIKLLLQFSCFCNSSIADLDDELIDQIEQEARTIPTVLRITANERLMKRFFGVYFLMPNEFRFRSGERRMMKNIALAVRRKGLDSFIQSLRTIQHHTEPRPAVSVQLQNCDPQSLRQILRDKLLNAIGNNQAEISQDVLKIIQDNMEIQIVTEQGIPDAYVFCPLCGAKSKLSKDRTGNIIVSNYTLHVRKYHGIGPLSHGVKRKSEEYGAGPAEYLSDGHLMEQIIKEEPDTSGCEQGASSHYYPI, encoded by the exons ATGGAAGCAATCGAG TACCACTTTTGGCTGCAAATCGAGAAGCTGGTCGGTCCCGTCCCGGAGAACATCAAGCTGCTGCTGCAGTTCTCGTGCTTCTGCAACTCTTCGATCGCCGACTTGGACGACGAGCTGATTGACCAGATCGAACAGGAAGCGCGCACCATTCCGACCGTGCTGCGAATCACGGCCAACGAGCGGCTCATGAAGCGGTTCTTCGGGGTGTACTTTCTGATGCCGAACGAGTTCCGGTTCCGTTCGGGCGAGCGTCGCATGATGAAGAACATTGCGCTGGCGGTGCGGCGGAAGGGCCTGGACAGCTTCATCCAATCGCTGCGGACCATCCAGCATCACACGGAGCCGCGGCCGGCCGTCAGTGTGCAGCTGCAGAACTGTGACCCGCAGAGCTTGCGGCAGATCCTGCGCGATAAGCTGCTGAACGCGATTGG CAACAACCAGGCGGAAATCTCCCAGGACGTGCTGAAAATCATCCAGGACAACATGGAGATCCAGATCGTGACCGAGCAGGGCATCCCGGACGCGTACGTGTTCTGCCCTCTGTGCGGGGCAAAATCAAAGCTTTCGAAAGACCGAACGGGGAACATCATCGTGTCGAACTACACGCTGCACGTGCGCAAATATCACGGCATTGGACCGCTGAGTCACGGGGTGAAACGCAAGTCGGAAGAGTACGGAGCTGGGCCGGCGGAGTACCTTTCCGATGGACACCTAATGGAGCAGATTATCAAGGAGGAACCGGACACGAGTGGGTGCGAGCAGGGTGCGTCGAGTCATTACTATCCGATTTAG
- the LOC6042082 gene encoding fibrillin-1 isoform X2: MFGEHSIPLAVTVDKLTCALEYETRQKQVCCEGYHRSGSDCLPTCTRKCVFGECTAPEVCTCYEGYSKVNEYLCEPVCESGCENGRCVAPNTCVCEEGFERNANGKCAEVCDRECQLGWCEENECRCHEGYAPEEVAGGGDMRCVAQCDEPCQNGQCVQPNVCRCEAGYTLSPSSPFVCEPVCAGSCHSCIAPNTCTCDDGFRLTAQNECLPVCSANCTNGRCIAPEVCECNAGFTWVDDECVPVCDDCVNGECVAPGVCVCDELYRLVEGRCEPYCPEGCVNGVCEGPGICRCNEGYRRDEVSGVCEVFCRKPCENGVCSGADRCRCNEGYQLDGKDGFKCVPKCGKPCIHAKCVAPDVCECNKGYVKMDNSRNICEAKCTNGCSNGVCVGPERCECLPGYFATSSAINSKKSICTPYCKSKCVNAYCIKPNVCQCITGYRFAENSTSVCEPICDDSLVDCTNGRCTQPNVCECDEGFVLAIREGKMVCDPKPCDRLCVNGLCVGEGVCECLEGYRSSAKYDYICEPVCEPGCNNGVCIAPNMCVCKEGFVAKEDGSCEAVCNPAVVNCTNGVCVGSDQCQCNSGYYPQIGVEGVTECVPLCTSSCSNGHCVAPGVCECNDGYRFNDLDICEAICDPPCEFGTCVEPDYCVCNEGFVPENEDFFEQNPVCIPLCDPLVVNCSNGVCAGNNFCRCHVGFYTSCSSEGIMTCLPVPEPVTVECTTPYVELAPSCECDTSCPEVECPTFEPPTCNYTCPPPPPCPTLTCPTTPTPPTTTKTPPCECPTQPPCPQQTCPPPIVPECNPASSEELPLQIECDRDYVNCAHGTCLGNNVCECDDGYQRAIGDRGVIVCEPVCDVPCTDGTCVAPNICECFDGYADDGYGRCEPVCDEPCVNAVCVAPHVCRCLEGYEEEWDGMCRKMCVPDCKNGVCQDGECVCEEGQVLTVDNACEDPVESEEIQTVVESKPLEKIQSRFSFECEDGYEFSEEDGDCIPICENCENGTCAGPGHCVCHEGFVRTYIDGAGSCTATEPTTEESTLAELQAPQAVLVERDESRQSGFWSMFNGTHLLIAIVAASTALVIMFASYWVCTYLKRESPVPTETVID; the protein is encoded by the exons ATGTTCGGAGAGCACAGTATCCCCTTGGCGGTGACCGTTGATAAGCTAACATGTGCT TTGGAGTACGAAACCCGTCAGAAGCAGGTCTGCTGCGAGGGTTATCACCGGTCTGGAAGTGACTGCTTGCCAACCTGCACCCGGAAGTGCGTTTTTGGAGAGTGCACAGCGCCGGAAGTTTGCACCTGCTACGAGGGATACAGCAAAGTGAACGAATATCT TTGTGAGCCGGTTTGTGAGTCCGGGTGTGAAAATGGCCGCTGTGTGGCACCGAACACGTGCGTCTGCGAGGAGGGATTTGAGCGCAACGCGAACGGGAAGTGTGCCGAGGTGTGCGATCGAGAGTGTCAGCTGGGATGGTGCGAGGAGAACGAGTGCCGGTGTCACGAGGGTTATGCGCCGGAAGAGGTCGCGGGAGGTGGTGATATGAGATGTGTGGCGCAGTGTGATGAGCCGTGCCAGAATGGGCAGTGTGTGCAGCCGAATGTGTGCCGGTGTGAGGCAG GCTACACCCTCTCCCCATCATCCCCCTTCGTCTGCGAACCCGTCTGCGCCGGATCCTGCCACAGTTGCATCGCCCCAAACACGTGCACCTGCGACGACGGCTTCCGGCTGACCGCCCAAAACGAGTGCCTTCCCGTCTGCAGCGCCAACTGCACCAACGGCCGCTGCATCGCTCCAGAGGTGTGCGAGTGCAACGCCGGGTTCACCTGGGTCGATGATGAGTGCGTTCCGGTTTGTGACGATTGCGTCAACGGGGAGTGCGTTGCACCGGGGGTTTGCGTCTGCGACGAGTTGTACCGATTGGTTGAGGGGCGCTGCGAGCCGTACTGTCCCGAGGGTTGCGTGAATGGGGTTTGTGAGGGTCCGGGGATTTGTCGGTGTAACGAGGGGTACAGGAGAGATGAGGTTAGCGGAGTTTGCGAGGTGTTTTGTAGGAAACCCTGCGAGAATGGGGTTTGCAGTGGGGCGGATCGGTGCCGCTGTAACGAGGGGTACCAGCTGGACGGAAAGGATGGGTTCAAGTGTGTTCCCAAGTGCGGGAAGCCGTGCATCCATGCGAAGTGTGTTGCGCCCGATGTTTGCGAGTGTAATAAAG GATACGTCAAAATGGACAACAGTCGCAACATCTGCGAGGCAAAGTGTACCAACGGCTGCTCGAACGGAGTTTGCGTTGGTCCGGAACGCTGCGAGTGCTTGCCAGGGTATTTCGCGACATCTAGTG CGATCAACTCAAAGAAGTCGATCTGTACGCCGTACTGCAAGAGCAAGTGCGTTAACGCGTATTGCATTAAGCCGAACGTCTGTCAGTGCATTACGGGATACCGATTTGCGGAGAATAGCACAAGCGTTTGCGAGCCGATCTGCGATGACAGTTTGGTAGACTGTACTAACGGACGGTGTACCCAGCCGAACGTTTGCGAGTGTGACGAGGGATTCGTGCTGGCGATTCGCGAAGGGAAGATGGTGTGTGATCCGAAGCCTTGCGATAGGCTTTGCGTGAACGGACTCTGCGTTGGGGAGGGAGTTTGTGAGTGTTTGGAAGGGTATCGATCTTCGGCGAAGTATGACTACATCTGTGAGCCGGTTTGCGAGCCGGGATGTAACAACGGAGTGTGCATTGCACCGAACATGTGCGTCTGTAAGGAGGGATTCGTAGCGAAGGAGGATGGATCCTGCGAAGCTGTGTGCAATCCAGCGGTGGTGAACTGTACGAACGGGGTTTGTGTGGGTAGCGATCAGTGTCAGTGCAATAGCGGATATTACCCTCAGATCGGAGTCGAAGGAGTTACGGAATGTGTCCCATTGTGTACGAGTAGTTGCTCCAACGGACACTGTGTCGCTCCAGGCGTTTGCGAGTGCAACGACGGCTACCGTTTCAACGATCTGGACATCTGCGAAGCTATCTGTGATCCTCCTTGTGAGTTTGGTACTTGCGTTGAACCCGATTACTGCGTGTGTAACGAGGGATTCGTTCCGGAGAACGAGGACTTCTTCGAGCAGAATCCCGTTTGCATTCCTCTCTGTGATCCACTGGTTGTAAACTGTAGCAACGGAGTCTGTGCTGGTAACAACTTCTGCCGCTGTCACGTAGGCTTCTACACAAGCTGTTCCAGCGAGGGCATCATGACCTGTCTGCCAGTTCCAGAACCAGTAACAGTGGAGTGCACAACCCCTTACGTAGAACTAGCCCCCTCTTGCGAGTGTGATACCTCCTGTCCGGAAGTAGAATGTCCAACGTTCGAACCTCCAACCTGTAACTATACCtgtccaccaccaccaccatgtcCAACCCTAACCTGCCCAACAACTCCAACCCCTCCAACGACCACGAAAACCCCTCCCTGCGAATGCCCCACCCAACCACCCTGTCCACAACAAACCTGCCCTCCACCAATCGTTCCCGAGTGCAACCCAGCGTCATCAGAGGAGCTTCCACTCCAAATCGAATGCGACCGCGACTACGTCAACTGCGCCCACGGAACCTGCCTCGGCAACAACGTCTGCGAGTGTGACGACGGCTACCAAAGGGCGATCGGAGATCGGGGCGTGATCGTGTGCGAACCCGTCTGCGATGTCCCGTGCACCGACGGAACCTGCGTAGCCCCAAACATTTGCGAGTGCTTCGACGGGTACGCCGACGATGGGTACGGGCGTTGTGAGCCCGTTTGTGACGAGCCCTGCGTGAACGCGGTTTGTGTCGCCCCGCACGTTTGTCGCTGCCTGGAGGGTTATGAAGAAGAGTGGGATGGAATGTGCAGGAAGATGTGCGTGCCGGACTGTAAGAACGGCGTTTGTCAGGACGGGGAGTGCGTTTGCGAGGAGGGTCAAGTGCTAACGGTGGATAACGCTTGCGAAGATCCCGTGGAATCGGAGGAGATCCAGACGGTCGTGGAAAGCAAGCCGCTGGAGAAGATCCAAAGCCGATTCTCCTTCGAGTGTGAGGACGGGTATGAGTTCTCCGAAGAAGACGGTGACTGCATCCCCATCTGCGAAAACTGTGAGAATGGAACGTGTGCCGGTCCCGGTCATTGCGTTTGTCACGAAGGATTCGTCCGGACGTACATCGACGGAGCAGGTTCCTGCACCGCAACTGAACCAACGACGGAAGAGTCGACGCTAGCCGAGCTGCAAGCACCGCAAGCGGTGCTGGTGGAGCGAGATGAATCTCGACAGTCCGGCTTTTGGTCGATGTTCAACGGTACGCACCTGTTGATAGCGATCGTGGCGGCTTCGACAGCGTTAGTCATCATGTTTGCATCCTACTGGGTGTGTACGTACCTGAAAAGGGAGAGTCCGGTTCCCACCGAAACGGTCATCGATTAG